A window of the Streptomyces sp. JB150 genome harbors these coding sequences:
- a CDS encoding NADH-quinone oxidoreductase subunit M, with the protein MSFPLLTATAALPALGAVATAAVPAARRTAAKWLALLVSLATLALAIAVVIRFDPGGDRYQLTESHSWIKDFGVRYELGVDGIAVALIALTALLIPFIILAGWHDADPLETGSKRWRPTQGFFALILAVEAMVILSFEATDVFLFYIFFEAMLIPMYFLIGGFGDRAHEHGEQAAATQRSYAAVKFLLYNLVGGLIMLAAVIGLYVVAGNFSLTEIAEARANGTLDMATSTERWLFLGFFFAFAVKAPLWPLHTWLPNAMQESTAPVAVLITAVVDKVGTFAMLRFCLQLFPEASTWATPAILVLALISIIYGALLAVGQRDIKRLIAYASISHFGFIIMGIFAMTSQGQSGATLYMVNHGISTAALMLVAGFLISRRGSRLIADYGGVQKVAPVLAGTFLIGGLATLSLPGLAPFVSEFLVLVGTFARYPVIGIIATFGIVLAALYTLVLYQRTMTGPVKPEVSAMPDLRVRELVVVAPLVALLIVLGVYPKPVTDIVNPAVEQTMSDVQKKDPRPEVEAAK; encoded by the coding sequence ATGTCCTTTCCCCTGCTGACAGCGACGGCGGCGCTCCCGGCGCTCGGGGCGGTCGCCACGGCCGCCGTCCCGGCCGCGCGGCGCACCGCCGCCAAGTGGCTGGCGCTGCTCGTCTCGCTCGCCACCCTCGCCCTCGCGATCGCCGTCGTGATCCGCTTCGACCCGGGCGGCGACCGCTACCAGCTCACCGAATCGCACTCCTGGATCAAGGACTTCGGCGTCCGCTACGAGCTGGGCGTGGACGGCATCGCGGTCGCGCTGATCGCGCTGACCGCCCTGCTGATCCCGTTCATCATCCTCGCGGGCTGGCACGACGCCGACCCGCTGGAGACCGGCAGCAAGCGGTGGCGGCCCACCCAGGGCTTCTTCGCCCTGATCCTGGCCGTCGAGGCGATGGTGATCCTCTCCTTCGAGGCCACCGACGTCTTCCTCTTCTACATCTTCTTCGAAGCCATGCTCATCCCGATGTACTTCCTCATCGGCGGCTTCGGGGACCGTGCCCACGAGCACGGCGAACAGGCGGCGGCGACCCAGCGGTCGTACGCGGCGGTGAAGTTCCTGCTCTACAACCTGGTCGGCGGTCTGATCATGCTGGCCGCGGTGATCGGGCTGTACGTGGTCGCCGGGAACTTCTCGCTCACGGAGATCGCCGAGGCCCGCGCCAACGGAACGCTCGACATGGCGACGAGCACCGAACGCTGGCTCTTCCTCGGCTTCTTCTTCGCCTTCGCGGTGAAGGCGCCGCTGTGGCCGCTGCACACCTGGCTGCCGAACGCGATGCAGGAGTCCACCGCCCCCGTCGCGGTCCTCATCACCGCGGTCGTCGACAAGGTGGGCACCTTCGCGATGCTCCGCTTCTGCCTCCAGCTGTTCCCGGAGGCCAGCACGTGGGCCACGCCCGCGATCCTGGTGCTGGCGCTGATCAGCATCATCTACGGGGCGCTGCTCGCGGTCGGCCAGCGCGACATCAAGCGGCTGATCGCCTACGCGTCGATCTCCCACTTCGGCTTCATCATCATGGGCATCTTCGCGATGACCAGCCAGGGCCAGTCCGGCGCGACCCTGTACATGGTCAACCACGGCATCTCGACGGCCGCGCTGATGCTGGTCGCCGGCTTCCTGATCTCCCGGCGCGGCTCGCGGCTCATCGCCGACTACGGCGGGGTGCAGAAGGTCGCCCCGGTGCTCGCCGGAACCTTCCTGATCGGCGGCCTCGCGACCCTGTCGCTGCCCGGACTCGCCCCGTTCGTCAGCGAGTTCCTGGTCCTGGTCGGCACCTTCGCCCGCTACCCGGTGATCGGCATCATCGCCACCTTCGGCATCGTGCTCGCCGCGCTCTACACCCTCGTCCTCTACCAGCGGACGATGACGGGCCCGGTGAAGCCGGAGGTCTCCGCGATGCCGGACCTCAGGGTGCGTGAGCTGGTGGTCGTGGCGCCGCTGGTCGCGCTGCTGATCGTGCTCGGCGTCTACCCGAAGCCGGTCACGGACATCGTCAACCCGGCGGTCGAGCAGACCATGTCGGACGTACAGAAGAAGGACCCCCGGCCCGAGGTGGAGGCGGCCAAGTGA
- a CDS encoding NADH-quinone oxidoreductase subunit J, which yields MTAQLAAYTTSTGEAVQFWILSTVAVIGALCTVFMRKAVHSALCLAGTMIVLAVFYLANGAYFLGVVQIVVYTGAIMMLFLFVVMLVGVTAADSLKETIKGQRWLALLCGLGFGILLVAGIGNASLNEWGGIGTANAGGNVEGLAALIFTKYVFAFELTGALLITAAVGAMVLTHRERTERARTQRELAEQRVREGKHLPPLPAPGVYARHNAVDIAGLLPDGTPSELTVNKTLRARGQIRDVSAQALNDLRALEQRAEERLERTGTVPATFKRTEEASK from the coding sequence ATGACCGCGCAGCTCGCCGCCTACACCACCTCCACCGGAGAGGCCGTCCAGTTCTGGATCCTCAGCACGGTCGCGGTGATCGGCGCCCTGTGCACCGTCTTCATGAGGAAGGCCGTGCACAGCGCGCTCTGCCTGGCCGGCACCATGATCGTCCTGGCGGTGTTCTACCTCGCCAACGGCGCCTACTTCCTGGGCGTCGTGCAGATCGTCGTCTACACCGGCGCGATCATGATGCTGTTCCTGTTCGTGGTGATGCTCGTCGGCGTCACCGCCGCGGACTCCCTGAAGGAGACCATCAAGGGCCAGCGCTGGCTGGCCCTGCTGTGCGGGCTCGGCTTCGGCATCCTGCTCGTCGCCGGCATCGGCAACGCCTCGCTGAACGAGTGGGGCGGCATCGGCACGGCCAACGCGGGCGGCAACGTCGAGGGCCTGGCGGCCCTGATCTTCACCAAGTACGTCTTCGCCTTCGAACTCACCGGCGCCCTGCTGATCACGGCCGCCGTCGGCGCCATGGTGCTCACCCACCGCGAGCGCACCGAGCGCGCCAGGACCCAGCGGGAGCTGGCCGAGCAGCGCGTCCGCGAGGGCAAGCACCTCCCGCCGCTGCCTGCACCGGGCGTCTACGCCCGACACAACGCCGTGGACATCGCGGGCCTGCTGCCCGACGGCACCCCGTCGGAGCTGACCGTCAACAAGACGCTGCGCGCACGCGGCCAGATCAGGGACGTCTCCGCGCAGGCGCTGAACGACCTGCGGGCGCTGGAACAGCGCGCCGAGGAGCGCCTGGAGCGGACCGGGACCGTGCCGGCGACCTTCAAGCGGACCGAGGAGGCGTCGAAGTGA
- the nuoI gene encoding NADH-quinone oxidoreductase subunit NuoI, whose amino-acid sequence MAEEPQEGGHTSPGFQNPVAGFGVTFKAMFKKRLTEQYPEQKKTTAPRFHGRHQLNRHPDGLEKCVGCELCAWACPADAIYVEGADNTDEERYSPGERYGRVYQINYARCILCGLCIEACPTRALTMTNEFELADSSRANLIYTKEQLLAGLDEGMVDTPHAIYPGMDEQDYYRGLVTEAAPGTERQVAHSEGEVVQEADSTFGGTEPASEKVIGR is encoded by the coding sequence ATGGCTGAGGAGCCCCAGGAGGGCGGGCACACGTCGCCCGGTTTCCAGAACCCCGTGGCCGGCTTCGGCGTGACCTTCAAGGCCATGTTCAAGAAGCGGCTCACGGAGCAGTACCCGGAGCAGAAGAAGACCACCGCTCCGCGTTTCCACGGACGGCACCAGCTCAACCGCCATCCGGACGGCCTGGAGAAATGCGTCGGCTGCGAGCTGTGCGCCTGGGCCTGTCCCGCCGACGCGATCTACGTCGAGGGTGCGGACAACACCGACGAGGAGCGCTACTCGCCGGGCGAGCGGTACGGGCGGGTGTACCAGATCAACTACGCCCGCTGCATCCTGTGCGGCCTGTGCATCGAGGCGTGCCCCACGCGCGCGCTGACGATGACCAACGAGTTCGAACTGGCCGACTCCAGCCGCGCCAACCTCATCTACACCAAGGAACAGCTGCTGGCCGGTCTCGACGAGGGCATGGTCGACACCCCGCACGCCATCTACCCGGGCATGGACGAACAGGACTACTACCGGGGCCTGGTGACGGAGGCCGCGCCCGGCACCGAGCGCCAGGTCGCCCACTCCGAGGGCGAGGTCGTGCAGGAGGCCGACTCCACCTTCGGCGGGACCGAACCGGCGTCGGAGAAGGTGATCGGCCGATGA
- the nuoN gene encoding NADH-quinone oxidoreductase subunit NuoN produces the protein MSASAVHSLWTTAATAAEPISKIDAPKIEYGQLAPTLIVVGAAIVGVLVEAFVPRKSRYYVQLFVSVVGLAAAFAAVVALAADGYGTTKARIAAMGAVAVDGPALFLQGTILLTALVGLFTFAERRLDPAAHGKPVDSFAAQAASVPGSDSEKAAVKAGFTTTEVFPLLLFAVTGMLLFPAANDLLTLFVALEVFSLPLYLLCALARRKRLMSQEAAVKYFLLGAFASAFTLFGIALLYGYAGSMSYATIAQVVEGTVTDVTPALANTMGNDALLLIGVALIVMGLLFKVGAVPFHMWTPDVYQGAPTPVTGFMAAATKVAAFGALLRILYVVLPGLRWDWRPVMWGVAIVTMLGGAIVAITQTDIKRLLAYSSIAHAGFILAGVIATTPDGVSSVLFYLGAYSFVTLGAFAVVTLVRDAGGEATHLSKWAGLGRRSPLVAAVFAVFLLAFAGIPLTSGFAGKFAVFKAAAEGGAVPLVVVGVISSAIAAFFYIRVIVLMFFSEPRPEGPTVAVPSPLTITAITVGVAVTLVLGVAPQYFLDLAGQAGVFVR, from the coding sequence GTGAGCGCATCAGCCGTCCACAGCCTGTGGACAACGGCGGCAACCGCGGCCGAACCGATCTCGAAGATCGACGCACCGAAGATCGAGTACGGGCAGCTGGCGCCCACCCTGATCGTCGTGGGCGCGGCGATCGTCGGGGTGCTCGTCGAGGCGTTCGTCCCGCGCAAGTCGCGGTACTACGTCCAGCTGTTCGTGTCCGTCGTGGGCCTGGCCGCCGCCTTCGCCGCGGTCGTCGCGCTCGCCGCCGACGGATACGGCACCACCAAGGCGCGGATCGCGGCCATGGGAGCCGTCGCCGTCGACGGTCCGGCCCTGTTCCTGCAGGGCACCATCCTGCTGACCGCGCTGGTCGGCCTGTTCACCTTCGCCGAGCGGCGCCTGGACCCGGCGGCGCACGGCAAGCCGGTCGACTCCTTCGCCGCGCAGGCCGCCTCCGTGCCCGGCAGCGACAGCGAGAAGGCCGCGGTCAAGGCCGGGTTCACCACCACCGAGGTGTTCCCGCTGCTGCTGTTCGCGGTCACCGGCATGCTGCTGTTCCCGGCGGCCAACGACCTGCTGACGCTGTTCGTCGCGCTGGAGGTGTTCTCGCTCCCGCTGTACCTGCTGTGCGCGCTGGCCCGCCGCAAGCGGCTGATGTCGCAGGAGGCCGCGGTGAAGTACTTCCTGCTCGGCGCGTTCGCCTCCGCGTTCACCCTGTTCGGCATCGCGCTGCTGTACGGCTACGCCGGCTCGATGTCGTACGCCACGATCGCGCAGGTCGTCGAGGGCACGGTCACCGACGTCACCCCCGCCCTGGCGAACACCATGGGCAATGACGCGCTGCTGCTGATCGGCGTCGCGCTGATCGTGATGGGCCTGCTGTTCAAGGTGGGCGCGGTGCCGTTCCACATGTGGACGCCGGACGTCTACCAGGGCGCGCCGACCCCCGTGACCGGCTTCATGGCGGCGGCGACGAAGGTGGCCGCGTTCGGCGCGCTGCTGCGCATCCTGTACGTCGTCCTGCCGGGCCTGCGCTGGGACTGGCGGCCGGTGATGTGGGGCGTGGCGATCGTCACCATGCTGGGCGGCGCGATCGTCGCGATCACCCAGACCGACATCAAGCGGCTGCTGGCGTACTCGTCGATCGCGCACGCGGGATTCATCCTCGCGGGTGTCATCGCGACCACGCCGGACGGTGTCTCGTCGGTCCTCTTCTACCTGGGCGCCTACTCGTTCGTGACCCTCGGCGCGTTCGCGGTCGTCACGCTGGTGAGGGACGCGGGCGGCGAGGCGACGCACCTGTCCAAGTGGGCCGGGCTGGGGCGCCGCTCCCCGCTGGTCGCGGCCGTGTTCGCGGTGTTCCTGCTGGCCTTCGCGGGCATCCCGCTGACCAGCGGTTTCGCGGGCAAGTTCGCCGTGTTCAAGGCGGCGGCGGAGGGCGGCGCGGTCCCGCTGGTGGTGGTCGGCGTGATCTCGTCGGCGATCGCGGCGTTCTTCTACATCCGAGTGATCGTGCTGATGTTCTTCAGCGAGCCCAGGCCGGAGGGCCCGACGGTCGCCGTGCCGTCGCCGCTGACGATCACCGCGATCACGGTGGGCGTCGCGGTGACGCTGGTGCTCGGCGTGGCGCCGCAGTACTTCCTGGACCTCGCGGGGCAGGCGGGCGTCTTCGTGCGCTGA
- the nuoK gene encoding NADH-quinone oxidoreductase subunit NuoK translates to MNPVYYLYLAALLFAIGATGVLIRRNAIVLFMCVELMLNACNLAFVAFSRMHGNLDGQIIAFFTMVVAAAEVVVGLAIIVSLFRARHSASVDDASLMKL, encoded by the coding sequence GTGAACCCCGTCTACTACCTGTATCTCGCGGCGCTGCTGTTCGCGATCGGCGCCACCGGCGTGCTGATCCGGCGGAACGCGATCGTGCTGTTCATGTGCGTGGAGCTGATGCTCAACGCCTGCAACCTCGCGTTCGTCGCCTTCTCCCGGATGCACGGCAACCTCGACGGCCAGATCATCGCCTTCTTCACGATGGTCGTCGCCGCCGCGGAGGTCGTGGTCGGGCTCGCGATCATCGTGTCGCTGTTCCGCGCCCGCCACTCGGCCTCGGTCGACGACGCCAGTCTGATGAAGCTCTAA
- the nuoH gene encoding NADH-quinone oxidoreductase subunit NuoH, with product MSPYLAAEDLSMFGRDPWWLVVVKAVFCFAFLMVTVLISIVMERKVVAWMQLRIGPNRHGPWGMLQSLADGIKLMLKEDIVVKRADKVVYVLAPIVAAIPAFMAIAVIPFGPAGNEISIFGQRTTMQLTDLPIAMLYILAVASVGIYGIVLAGWSSGSTYPLLGGLRSCAQMISYEIAMGAAFASVFLYSGSMSTSAIVEAQQDRWYVVLLPVSFLIYIVTMVGETNRAPFDMPESEGDLVGGFNTEYSSIKFAMFMLAEYVNMVTVSAVSVTLFLGGWRAPWPVSTFWEGANHGWWPLLWFTVKVQLLLFFFVWLRGTLPRVRYDQLMKLGWKVLIPVSVVWLMLVATVRTLRNENYDFADIALYVGGGVLALLLLSFVADFFRERGKPAQAPVEPAAFDPMAGGFPVPPLPGQELPPVPRRRSRRERELIVSGGPDTHSDGSRDGKEASDG from the coding sequence ATGAGCCCGTACCTCGCCGCTGAAGACCTCTCGATGTTCGGCCGCGACCCGTGGTGGCTGGTCGTCGTCAAGGCGGTCTTCTGCTTCGCCTTCCTGATGGTGACCGTGCTGATCTCCATCGTGATGGAGCGCAAGGTCGTCGCCTGGATGCAGCTGCGCATCGGCCCCAACCGGCACGGCCCGTGGGGCATGCTCCAGTCGCTCGCCGACGGCATCAAGCTGATGCTGAAGGAGGACATCGTCGTCAAGCGCGCGGACAAGGTGGTCTACGTCCTCGCGCCGATCGTCGCCGCCATCCCGGCGTTCATGGCGATCGCGGTGATCCCCTTCGGCCCGGCCGGCAACGAGATCTCGATCTTCGGCCAGCGCACCACGATGCAGCTCACCGACCTGCCGATCGCGATGCTCTACATCCTCGCGGTCGCCTCGGTCGGCATCTACGGCATCGTGCTGGCGGGCTGGAGCTCCGGATCGACGTACCCGCTCCTCGGCGGCCTGCGCTCGTGCGCGCAGATGATCTCGTACGAGATCGCCATGGGCGCCGCGTTCGCCTCGGTGTTCCTCTACTCCGGGTCGATGTCGACCTCGGCGATCGTCGAGGCCCAGCAGGACCGCTGGTACGTGGTGCTGCTGCCGGTGTCCTTCCTGATCTACATCGTGACGATGGTCGGCGAGACCAACCGCGCCCCCTTCGACATGCCGGAGTCCGAGGGCGACCTGGTCGGCGGCTTCAACACCGAGTACTCGTCGATCAAGTTCGCGATGTTCATGCTCGCCGAGTACGTCAACATGGTGACCGTCTCGGCCGTGTCCGTGACGCTCTTCCTCGGCGGCTGGCGCGCCCCGTGGCCCGTCAGCACCTTCTGGGAGGGCGCCAACCACGGCTGGTGGCCGCTGCTCTGGTTCACCGTCAAGGTGCAGCTGCTGCTGTTCTTCTTCGTCTGGCTGCGCGGCACGCTCCCGCGGGTCCGCTACGACCAGCTGATGAAGCTCGGCTGGAAGGTCCTCATCCCGGTCTCGGTGGTCTGGCTGATGCTGGTCGCCACCGTGCGGACGCTGCGCAACGAGAACTACGACTTCGCCGACATCGCCCTGTACGTGGGCGGCGGCGTCCTCGCCCTGCTGCTGCTCTCCTTCGTCGCGGACTTCTTCCGCGAGCGCGGCAAACCGGCCCAGGCCCCGGTCGAGCCGGCCGCCTTCGACCCGATGGCGGGCGGATTCCCCGTGCCGCCGCTGCCGGGCCAGGAGCTGCCGCCGGTGCCGCGGCGCCGCTCGCGCCGCGAGCGGGAGCTGATTGTCAGTGGCGGACCCGATACTCACAGTGACGGATCGCGTGACGGAAAGGAGGCGTCCGATGGCTGA
- the recQ gene encoding DNA helicase RecQ has translation MGGTGGIAEMTMTPGEALDTLRRVFGYEAFRGEQEAVIEHVVAGGDAVVLMPTGGGKSLCYQIPALVRPGTGIVVSPLIALMQDQVDALRAAGVRAGFINSTQDFDERRVMEAEFLAGELDLLYLAPERLRLDATLDLLSRGKISVFAIDEAHCVAQWGHDFRPDYLTLSVLGERWPDVPRIALTATATRATHREITERLDMPRARHFVASFDRPNIQYRIVPKADPKKQLLSFLREEHAGDAGIVYCLSRNSVEKTAEFLTRNGIEAVPYHAGLDAGTRAAHQSRFLREDGLVVVATIAFGMGIDKPDVRFVAHLDLPKSVEGYYQETGRAGRDGLPSTAWMAYGLNDVIQQRKLIQSGEGDEAFRRRAQAHLDAMLALCETVQCRRGQLLAYFGQEPDPADCGNCDTCLTPPETWDGTVAAQKVLSTVVRLQRERGQKFGAVQIVDILLGRRTAKVIQFDHDQLSVFGIGDDLTEGEWRGVIRQLLAQGLLAVEGEYGTLVLTEASGAVLRREREVPLRKEPKRPTTAKPASATARGERTSKAAAAELPEELVPAFEALRAWRAEQAREQGVPAYVIFHDATLREIATAWPSSLRELGGIGGVGEKKLATYGEGVLGVLAGLGDRPGAGAAPLSTGAEGSATGAGASAGPDGDDAFGPHDWSAEEPEPDWA, from the coding sequence ATGGGCGGGACGGGCGGTATCGCCGAGATGACAATGACGCCAGGTGAGGCGCTGGACACCCTGCGGAGGGTCTTCGGCTACGAGGCCTTCCGCGGCGAGCAGGAAGCCGTCATCGAGCATGTCGTGGCCGGCGGGGACGCCGTGGTGCTCATGCCGACCGGCGGCGGCAAGTCGCTGTGCTACCAGATCCCGGCCCTGGTCAGACCCGGCACGGGCATCGTCGTCTCCCCGCTCATCGCGCTGATGCAGGACCAGGTGGACGCGCTGCGCGCGGCCGGCGTGCGCGCCGGGTTCATCAACTCCACGCAGGACTTCGACGAGCGGCGCGTCATGGAGGCCGAGTTCCTCGCGGGCGAGCTGGACCTGCTCTATCTCGCGCCGGAGCGGCTGCGGCTGGACGCCACGCTGGACCTGCTCTCGCGCGGGAAGATCTCCGTCTTCGCGATCGACGAGGCGCACTGCGTCGCCCAGTGGGGCCACGACTTCCGCCCCGACTACCTGACCCTGTCCGTGCTGGGCGAGCGCTGGCCGGACGTCCCCCGGATCGCGCTCACGGCGACCGCCACCCGCGCCACGCACCGGGAGATCACCGAGCGGCTGGACATGCCCCGGGCCCGGCACTTCGTGGCGAGCTTCGACCGGCCGAACATCCAGTACCGGATCGTGCCGAAGGCCGACCCGAAGAAGCAGCTGCTGAGCTTCCTGCGCGAGGAGCACGCGGGCGACGCCGGCATCGTGTACTGCCTGTCGCGCAACTCGGTCGAGAAGACCGCCGAGTTCCTCACCCGCAACGGCATCGAGGCGGTGCCGTACCACGCGGGCCTGGACGCGGGCACCCGCGCCGCCCACCAGTCCCGCTTCCTGCGCGAGGACGGCCTGGTCGTGGTGGCGACCATCGCCTTCGGCATGGGCATCGACAAGCCCGACGTACGGTTCGTCGCCCACCTGGACCTGCCCAAGTCGGTGGAGGGGTACTACCAGGAGACGGGCCGCGCCGGCCGCGACGGACTGCCGTCCACGGCCTGGATGGCGTACGGCCTGAACGACGTCATCCAGCAGCGCAAGCTCATCCAGTCCGGCGAGGGCGACGAGGCGTTCCGGCGCCGGGCCCAGGCCCACCTGGACGCGATGCTCGCGCTGTGCGAGACCGTCCAGTGCCGGCGCGGTCAGCTGCTCGCCTACTTCGGCCAGGAGCCGGACCCGGCGGACTGCGGCAACTGCGACACCTGCCTGACTCCGCCGGAGACCTGGGACGGCACGGTCGCCGCGCAGAAGGTGCTGTCGACGGTGGTGCGGCTGCAGCGGGAGCGGGGCCAGAAGTTCGGCGCGGTGCAGATCGTCGACATCCTGCTCGGGCGGCGCACCGCCAAGGTGATCCAGTTCGACCACGACCAGCTGTCCGTGTTCGGCATCGGCGACGACCTCACCGAGGGCGAATGGCGGGGCGTCATCCGGCAGCTCCTCGCCCAGGGTCTGCTGGCGGTCGAGGGGGAGTACGGCACGCTGGTGCTGACCGAGGCCAGCGGGGCGGTGCTGCGGCGGGAGCGGGAGGTGCCGCTGCGCAAGGAGCCGAAGCGGCCCACCACCGCGAAGCCGGCGTCGGCCACGGCACGGGGTGAGCGCACGTCCAAGGCCGCGGCCGCCGAGCTGCCCGAGGAGCTGGTGCCGGCCTTCGAGGCGCTGCGCGCCTGGCGGGCCGAGCAGGCGCGGGAACAGGGCGTCCCCGCCTATGTGATCTTCCACGACGCGACCCTGCGGGAGATCGCCACGGCGTGGCCGTCCTCGCTGCGGGAGCTGGGCGGGATCGGCGGAGTGGGCGAGAAGAAGCTGGCGACGTACGGGGAGGGCGTGCTGGGGGTCCTCGCCGGACTGGGCGACCGCCCCGGCGCGGGTGCGGCGCCCTTGTCGACGGGTGCGGAGGGCTCCGCCACGGGTGCGGGGGCTTCCGCCGGTCCCGACGGCGACGACGCCTTCGGCCCGCACGACTGGTCCGCGGAGGAGCCGGAGCCGGACTGGGCGTGA
- the nuoL gene encoding NADH-quinone oxidoreductase subunit L, producing MENLIALLIAAPLLGAAVLLCGGRRLDAVGHWLGTLLAFVSFALGVVLFADLLGKDAEHRTLTSHLFSWIPVEGFQADIAFRLDQLSMTFVLLITGVGSLIHLYSVGYMEHDERRRRFFGYLNLFLAAMLLLVLADNYLLLYVGWEGVGLASYLLIGFWQHKPSAATAAKKAFLVNRVGDMGLSIAIMLMFTTFGTFAFGPVLGSAGDISEGTLTAIGLMLLLAACGKSAQVPLQSWLGDAMEGPTPVSALIHAATMVTAGVYLIVRSGAIFNAAPDAQLVVTIVGAVTLLFGAIVGCAKDDIKKALAGSTMSQIGYMVLAAGLGPIGYVFAIMHLVTHGFFKAGLFLGAGSVMHGMNDEVDMRRYGGLRKYMPVTFVTFGLGYLAIIGFPGLSGFFSKDKIIEAAFAKGGTEGWILGGCALLGAAITAFYMTRVMLMTFFGEERWRNAPTPSPAEPDVEPAAETRGDHTEPHPHESPKIMTIPMIVLAVGSVAGGAFFSIGDRFIHWLEPVTGHAHGHPPISAGTVTAATVACMVIGVALAWAQYGRRPVPAVAPRGSLLTRAARRDLLQDDFNHVVLVRGGEHLTRSLVYVDHTLVDGVVNGTAASVGGLSGRLRRLQNGFARSYAVSMFGGAAVLVAATLLMRAV from the coding sequence GTGGAGAACCTGATTGCGCTGCTGATCGCGGCGCCCCTGCTCGGAGCGGCCGTCCTGCTGTGCGGCGGCCGGCGGCTGGACGCCGTCGGCCACTGGCTCGGCACCCTGCTGGCGTTCGTCTCCTTCGCCCTCGGCGTCGTGCTCTTCGCCGACCTGCTGGGCAAGGACGCCGAGCACCGCACGCTCACCTCGCACCTGTTCAGCTGGATCCCGGTCGAGGGCTTCCAGGCGGACATCGCCTTCCGCCTCGACCAGCTGTCGATGACGTTCGTCCTGCTGATCACCGGCGTCGGCTCGCTGATCCACCTCTACTCGGTCGGGTACATGGAGCACGACGAGCGGCGCCGCCGCTTCTTCGGCTACCTGAACCTGTTCCTCGCGGCGATGCTGCTGCTCGTCCTCGCCGACAACTACCTGCTGCTGTACGTCGGCTGGGAGGGCGTCGGTCTCGCCTCCTACCTGCTGATCGGCTTCTGGCAGCACAAGCCCAGCGCCGCCACGGCCGCGAAGAAGGCCTTCCTGGTCAACCGGGTCGGCGACATGGGCCTGTCGATCGCGATCATGCTGATGTTCACCACGTTCGGCACCTTCGCCTTCGGCCCGGTGCTCGGCAGTGCGGGGGACATCTCCGAGGGCACCCTCACCGCGATCGGCCTGATGCTGCTGCTCGCCGCCTGCGGCAAGTCCGCCCAGGTGCCGCTGCAGTCCTGGCTCGGGGACGCGATGGAGGGCCCGACCCCGGTCTCCGCCCTCATCCACGCCGCGACCATGGTCACCGCGGGCGTCTACCTGATCGTCCGCTCCGGAGCGATTTTCAACGCCGCTCCCGACGCCCAGCTCGTCGTCACCATCGTCGGCGCGGTCACGCTCCTGTTCGGTGCGATCGTCGGTTGCGCCAAGGACGACATCAAGAAGGCGCTGGCCGGCTCGACCATGTCGCAGATCGGCTACATGGTGCTGGCGGCCGGCCTCGGCCCGATCGGCTACGTCTTCGCGATCATGCACCTGGTCACGCACGGCTTCTTCAAGGCCGGGCTGTTCCTGGGCGCCGGCTCCGTCATGCACGGCATGAACGACGAGGTCGACATGCGCCGCTACGGCGGCCTCAGGAAGTACATGCCGGTCACCTTCGTCACCTTCGGCCTCGGCTACCTCGCGATCATCGGCTTCCCCGGCCTGTCCGGCTTCTTCTCCAAGGACAAGATCATCGAGGCGGCGTTCGCCAAGGGCGGCACCGAGGGCTGGATCCTCGGCGGCTGCGCCCTGCTCGGCGCGGCCATCACCGCCTTCTACATGACGCGCGTGATGCTGATGACGTTCTTCGGCGAGGAGCGCTGGCGCAACGCGCCGACGCCGTCCCCGGCCGAGCCGGACGTGGAGCCCGCCGCCGAGACCCGCGGCGACCACACCGAGCCGCACCCGCACGAGTCGCCGAAGATCATGACGATCCCGATGATCGTGCTGGCCGTCGGATCGGTCGCGGGCGGCGCGTTCTTCAGCATCGGCGACCGGTTCATCCACTGGCTGGAGCCCGTCACCGGGCACGCCCACGGCCACCCGCCGATCAGCGCGGGCACGGTCACCGCGGCGACCGTGGCGTGCATGGTGATCGGCGTCGCCCTCGCCTGGGCGCAGTACGGCCGCCGCCCGGTCCCGGCGGTCGCCCCGCGCGGGTCCCTGCTCACCCGGGCCGCCCGCCGCGACCTGCTCCAGGACGACTTCAACCACGTCGTCCTGGTCCGCGGCGGCGAGCACCTGACCCGGTCCCTGGTGTACGTCGACCACACCCTGGTCGACGGAGTCGTCAACGGCACGGCGGCCTCGGTCGGCGGCCTCTCCGGACGGCTGCGCCGCCTCCAGAACGGCTTCGCGCGGTCGTACGCGGTCTCGATGTTCGGCGGTGCGGCGGTCCTGGTCGCCGCCACCCTGCTGATGAGGGCGGTCTGA